One window from the genome of Ananas comosus cultivar F153 linkage group 13, ASM154086v1, whole genome shotgun sequence encodes:
- the LOC109719061 gene encoding CBL-interacting protein kinase 32 isoform X3: MKLIKHPNVVRIYEVMGSKTKIFIVLEFVTGGELFDKIVNHGRMREDEARRYFQQLINAVDYCHSRGVFHRDLKPENLLLDAYGNLKVSDFGLSALSQQVRDDGLLHTTCGTPNYVAPEVLEDRGYDGATADLWSCGVILFVLLAGYLPFEDSNLMTLYKKISHAEFTSPSWISFGARKLLTRILDPNPVTRITVPEILEDEWFKKGYKPPVFEENYDANLDDVDAAFRDSEVSRRRASMPIIEHHVTEKKEEQPAAMNAFELISMSKGLNLANLFDSEQEFKRETRFTSKCPAKEIINKIEEAAKPLGFDIQKKNYKMKLENMKAGRKGNLNVATEVFQVAPSLHMVEVRKTKGDTLEFHKFYKNLSNSLKDVVWISEDDPHERTS, from the exons GTGATGGGAAGCAAAACAAAAATCTTCATAGTACTTGAATTCGTCACCGGAGGAGAGCTCTTTGACAAAATA GTTAATCATGGCCGCATGAGGGAGGATGAAGCGAGGAGGTACTTCCAGCAGCTAATTAATGCCGTTGATTATTGCCATAGCAGGGGCGTCTTCCACCGTGACTTAAAG CCGGAAAATCTACTGCTTGATGCATATGGAAACCTGAAAGTTTCTGATTTTGGATTGAGTGCGCTTTCTCAGCAAGTCAGG GATGACGGCCTGCTTCACACGACTTGTGGAACTCCAAATTACGTTGCTCCAGAG GTTCTCGAGGACAGAGGCTACGATGGTGCAACTGCAGACTTATGGTCATGTGGGGTCATTCTGTTTGTGCTGCTAGCAGGGTACTTGCCTTTTGAGGATTCTAATCTTATGACCTTGTATAAGAAA ATTTCACATGCCGAATTTACATCTCCGTCTTGGATATCTTTTGGTGCCAGGAAGTTATTAACAAGAATCCTCGATCCAAACCCTGTGACG CGAATAACAGTCCCTGAGATATTAGAGGACGAATGGTTCAAGAAAGGGTATAAGCCCCCAGTGTTCGAGGAAAATTACGATGCGAATTTGGATGATGTGGATGCTGCGTTCAGGGACTCTGAAGTGAGTCGAAGACGCGCTTCAATGCCAATTATA GAACACCATGTGacagagaaaaaggaagaacaaCCAGCAGCAATGAATGCATTTGAACTTATTTCAATGTCAAAAGGACTCAATCTTGCAAATTTGTTCGACTCGGAGCAG GAATTCAAGAGGGAAACCAGGTTTACATCCAAATGTCCGGCAAAAGAAATCATTAACAAGATCGAAGAAGCTGCAAAGCCACTGGGCTTCGACatccaaaagaaaaattacaag ATGAAGCTGGAAAATATGAAAGCAGGAAGAAAGGGGAATCTCAATGTCGCAACAGAG GTATTTCAAGTTGCACCCTCTTTGCATATGGTTGAAGTTCggaaaaccaaaggagatacGCTGGAATTTCACAAG TTCTACAAGAATCTCTCGAACAGCCTAAAAGATGTTGTGTGGATATCAGAAGACGATCCGCACGAGCGAACTTCTTAG
- the LOC109719063 gene encoding calmodulin-7 yields the protein MADQLTDDQISEFKEAFSLFDKDGDGCITTKELGTVMRSLGQNPTEAELQDMINEVDADGNGTIDFPEFLNLMARKMKDTDSEEELKEAFRVFDKDQNGFISAAELRHVMTNLGEKLTDEEVDEMIREADVDGDGQINYEEFVKVMMAK from the exons ATGGCGGATCAGCTCACGGACGACCAGATCTCCGAGTTCAAGGAGGCCTTCAGCTTGTTCGACAAGGATGGCGATG GTTGCATAACGACCAAGGAGCTGGGTACCGTGATGCGATCACTGGGCCAAAACCCAACGGAAGCGGAGCTGCAGGACATGATCAATGAGGTGGATGCTGACGGGAACGGCACGATCGACTTCCCCGAGTTCCTCAACCTGATGGCTCGTAAGATGAAGGACACAGACTCCGAGGAGGAGCTCAAGGAGGCCTTCCGCGTCTTCGACAAGGACCAGAATGGCTTCATCTCTGCCGCCGAGCTTCGCCATGTGATGACCAACCTCGGCGAGAAGCTCACCGACGAGGAGGTTGACGAGATGATCCGTGAGGCTGACGTCGACGGCGACGGCCAGATCAACTACGAGGAGTTCGTCAAGGTCATGATGGCCAAGTGA